The nucleotide window CGCTCGCCGAGGCCATGTCGGTTGAGCAATCGCAACGCTCCGGCGGACCGCCACCTCCGCCCGCCGGTGATGACGATCTTGCATCCCTGCTCTCCGATCTCGATACCGATGGCGACGGCTCCATCAGCAAGGACGAGTTCGTCGCAGGCCGGCCGTCCGATGTGACGGAAGACCAGGCTGGCACGCTTTTCGACAGCTTCGACAGCGAAGGAGCGGGTTCGCTGTCGGTCGATGCGCTGACCGAGGCCATGTCGGCCGAGCAGTCGCAACGTTCCGAAGGAGCGCCACCGCCGCCCGCAGAAGACGACCAGTCTCAATCCCTGCTCTCCGATCTCGATACGAATGGAGACGGGCTCGTGACATTGGACGAGTTCATGGCAGGCAAGCCCGAGGACGTCACCGAAAGCCAGGCGAGCCAGCTCTTTAGTCTGCTCGACACAACCGACACCGGTTCATTGTCCGTTCAGTCCGCGGGCTGACGGCGGATACGGAGCGTCGCCATTGCAGTTGCTGGAGAAACTGCAATGAGACGATCTGAAAGCGGCCCGGCAGTGGAGCTGGCAGAGCCTTCAGCCGGGCCGTTCGTGAAATACTGAAACGTTGGTGCGCCGCCACAGGCGCACGATACTAGCGCGCGGATGAGCCGAAGCGCCTATCGCCATCACGGG belongs to Rhizobium indicum and includes:
- a CDS encoding EF-hand domain-containing protein, with translation MTTISAATSVSSYSYSKYPTSASEEILSSNTVSSAKATKSGQLDEDTSSSADKLLSQLMTLSMNRFSDQSVSGEDEDGGEGMDVAQLDSDGDGYVSKAEFVAARPSDVTEDQANTLFDSFDSESTGSLSVDALAEAMSVEQSQRSGGPPPPPAGDDDLASLLSDLDTDGDGSISKDEFVAGRPSDVTEDQAGTLFDSFDSEGAGSLSVDALTEAMSAEQSQRSEGAPPPPAEDDQSQSLLSDLDTNGDGLVTLDEFMAGKPEDVTESQASQLFSLLDTTDTGSLSVQSAG